From Humibacter ginsenosidimutans, a single genomic window includes:
- a CDS encoding transporter substrate-binding domain-containing protein: MSADSPITEYAISKQKDKIQAAGKTFDVAPYGIAVDKGSKLTDVIKNALQSLIDDGSYTKILKKWGVDDGAVTQAEVDAASKQ, translated from the coding sequence ATGAGCGCCGACTCCCCGATCACGGAGTACGCGATCAGCAAGCAGAAGGACAAGATCCAGGCCGCAGGCAAGACGTTCGATGTCGCTCCGTACGGCATCGCGGTCGACAAGGGCTCCAAGCTCACCGATGTGATCAAGAACGCGCTGCAGTCCCTGATCGACGACGGCAGCTACACGAAGATCCTGAAGAAGTGGGGCGTCGATGACGGCGCCGTCACGCAGGCCGAAGTCGACGCGGCCTCGAAGCAGTAG
- a CDS encoding dipeptide ABC transporter ATP-binding protein, with translation MNANSAATEPQTSSAPKDAVRIDDLTVSFSTDAGAVKAVDGVSLHVSPGEVLAIVGESGSGKTVTARTILGLLPETATSSGAVLLSTAKGEVDVVTLSNKQLRAVRGPAVSMVFQEPSTALNPVFKVGWQIAEGLRAHHKISKKEGRAQTIEILRKVGIPEPETRVDYYPHQFSGGQKQRIVIAMALVLGPRLIVADEPTTALDVTVQAEILDLLRRCREEFGSAIVLITHNMGVVADLADRVAVMYNGKLVEEAEATTLFASPRQEYTKRLLGAVPRIGEGTATARARAQARPDGWAESEPVVKASGLRIQYPGRLGQKGFVAVDGVDFAIRPGEVLGLVGESGSGKTTIGRAIAGLTKVTGGSLSVLGHEMNGIAERHFRPVRDRVGFVFQDPASSFNPLLTIAQCVAEPFIVHGRAENAADARSRVDELLEAVQLPRAYGDRYPHELSGGQRQRASLARGIALKPPLLIADEPTSALDVSVQQRVLEVFADLQKEFGFACLFISHDLAVVDIVADRIAVMHHGRLVEEGTGEQVLGSPKDDYTRKLLASLPVPDPIEQAKRREALREIVAGA, from the coding sequence GTGAACGCGAACAGTGCGGCGACGGAGCCCCAGACATCCTCTGCACCGAAAGACGCGGTGCGCATCGACGATCTGACCGTGTCGTTCTCCACCGACGCCGGAGCGGTGAAGGCCGTCGACGGCGTGAGCCTGCACGTGTCGCCAGGAGAGGTGCTCGCCATCGTCGGCGAGTCGGGAAGCGGCAAGACGGTCACGGCGCGCACCATCCTCGGGCTGCTGCCGGAGACGGCCACCTCATCGGGCGCCGTGCTGCTGAGCACGGCCAAGGGCGAGGTGGATGTCGTCACCCTCAGCAACAAGCAGCTGCGCGCCGTGCGCGGTCCCGCGGTCTCGATGGTGTTCCAGGAGCCGTCCACCGCGTTGAACCCGGTGTTCAAGGTGGGCTGGCAGATCGCCGAGGGACTGCGCGCGCACCACAAGATCTCGAAGAAGGAGGGTCGAGCCCAGACCATCGAGATCCTGCGCAAGGTGGGTATCCCCGAGCCGGAGACCCGGGTGGACTACTACCCGCACCAGTTCTCCGGCGGGCAGAAGCAGCGCATCGTCATCGCCATGGCGCTCGTGCTCGGGCCGCGCCTGATCGTGGCTGACGAGCCGACGACGGCGCTCGACGTGACCGTGCAGGCCGAGATCCTCGACCTGCTGCGGCGCTGTCGCGAGGAGTTCGGGTCGGCCATCGTGCTCATCACGCACAACATGGGCGTGGTCGCCGATCTCGCAGACCGGGTCGCCGTGATGTACAACGGCAAGCTCGTCGAAGAGGCGGAGGCCACCACCCTGTTCGCCTCCCCGCGCCAGGAGTACACGAAGCGGCTGCTCGGCGCAGTGCCGCGCATCGGCGAGGGCACGGCGACGGCGCGGGCACGTGCACAGGCACGACCTGACGGCTGGGCAGAGTCCGAGCCGGTGGTGAAGGCGTCGGGGCTGCGCATCCAGTACCCGGGCCGTCTCGGGCAGAAGGGCTTCGTCGCAGTGGATGGCGTTGACTTCGCCATCCGACCGGGCGAGGTGCTCGGACTGGTGGGCGAGTCCGGCTCGGGCAAGACCACGATCGGGCGTGCCATCGCCGGTCTCACCAAGGTCACCGGCGGCTCGCTGAGCGTGCTCGGGCACGAGATGAACGGCATCGCCGAGCGGCACTTCCGCCCGGTGCGCGACCGCGTCGGGTTCGTGTTCCAAGACCCGGCGTCGAGCTTCAACCCGCTGCTCACGATCGCGCAGTGCGTCGCCGAGCCGTTCATCGTGCACGGCAGGGCCGAGAACGCGGCGGATGCCCGTTCCCGCGTCGACGAGCTGCTCGAGGCCGTGCAACTGCCGCGGGCGTACGGCGACAGGTATCCGCACGAGCTCTCCGGTGGTCAGCGGCAGCGCGCCAGCCTGGCGCGCGGCATCGCGCTGAAGCCGCCGCTGCTCATCGCCGACGAGCCGACCAGCGCACTCGACGTGTCGGTGCAGCAGCGCGTTCTCGAGGTCTTCGCCGACCTGCAGAAGGAGTTCGGCTTCGCCTGCCTTTTCATCAGCCACGACCTCGCGGTCGTCGACATCGTCGCCGACCGCATCGCGGTGATGCACCACGGCCGACTGGTCGAAGAGGGCACGGGCGAACAGGTGCTGGGCTCGCCGAAGGATGACTACACGCGCAAGCTGCTGGCATCTCTTCCCGTTCCCGACCCGATCGAGCAGGCGAAGCGGCGCGAGGCGCTGCGGGAGATCGTCGCGGGGGCATAG
- the msuE gene encoding FMN reductase, with the protein MTEPLSVVAVSGSLHNPSKTDVLIDEILRQLAEELEVSSHVIRITDVGPQFAGVLNRSELPRSVEDELRRVETADLLVVASPVYRASFTGLFKHFFDFVDQYALVDTPVLLAASGGSERHSLIVEHQLRPLFGFFQALTLPVGVYAHESDFNDYRIDSPLLVERIKTSIRRGLPLITSSVQEKRRIRQALDEGEQVALPGSAPVAPQEPQRTVRLYT; encoded by the coding sequence ATGACCGAGCCGCTGAGCGTCGTCGCCGTCTCCGGCAGCCTGCACAACCCGTCGAAGACCGATGTGCTCATCGACGAGATCCTGCGGCAGCTCGCCGAGGAGCTCGAGGTCTCCTCGCACGTGATCCGCATCACGGATGTCGGCCCGCAGTTCGCGGGCGTGCTGAATCGCTCGGAGCTGCCGCGTTCCGTCGAAGACGAGCTGCGCCGTGTCGAGACCGCCGACCTGCTCGTCGTCGCTTCGCCCGTGTATCGCGCGTCGTTCACCGGGCTGTTCAAGCACTTCTTCGACTTCGTCGACCAGTACGCGCTCGTCGACACCCCCGTGCTGCTGGCGGCAAGCGGCGGCAGCGAACGGCACTCGCTCATCGTCGAGCACCAGCTGAGGCCGCTGTTCGGGTTCTTCCAGGCGCTCACCCTGCCGGTCGGGGTCTACGCGCACGAGTCCGATTTCAACGACTACCGCATCGACTCGCCGCTTCTTGTGGAGCGCATCAAGACATCCATCCGCCGCGGTCTGCCGCTCATCACCTCGAGCGTGCAGGAGAAGCGCCGCATCCGGCAGGCGCTCGACGAGGGAGAGCAGGTCGCGTTGCCCGGCTCGGCGCCGGTCGCACCGCAGGAGCCCCAGCGCACGGTGCGGCTGTACACCTGA
- a CDS encoding ABC transporter permease, whose amino-acid sequence MTTTATVPVLAPRKRSIWSRLPIVHQVRQSVGVQRGMLVTGLVITAVFVLVAIFAPLIAPYGFAQLHGANGKDFGSQQPPSPEHIWGTTVGGYDVFSRVLWGAQTAALVIVVAVILSIFAGVLLGLVSGYLGGWIDRVLVVICDAIYAFPTLLLAIVMSIVISGGQSNLWGGIFAAAISITVVYIPQYFRVTRAEAVRIKAEAYVESAKVIGASTGRIMFKHVFRNSTRTLPLIFTLNASEAILTLAGLGFLGFGIEPSSASEWGYDLNKAIADVTSGIWWTALYPGLAIVLVVLGITLVGESLNDLADPRLRGRRAVAAAAGETADISVVPGGPNMAPGGLDGLEPGSGIEEEGIEVRE is encoded by the coding sequence ATGACGACCACCGCCACCGTGCCGGTGCTCGCGCCGCGCAAGCGCAGCATCTGGTCGAGGCTGCCCATCGTGCACCAGGTGCGGCAGTCCGTCGGGGTGCAGCGCGGGATGCTCGTGACCGGCCTCGTCATCACCGCCGTGTTCGTGCTGGTCGCGATCTTCGCTCCGCTCATCGCGCCCTACGGCTTCGCCCAGCTGCACGGCGCGAACGGCAAGGACTTCGGTTCGCAGCAGCCGCCGAGCCCTGAGCACATCTGGGGAACGACGGTCGGCGGCTACGACGTGTTCTCCCGTGTGCTGTGGGGAGCGCAGACCGCGGCCCTCGTGATCGTCGTGGCCGTGATCCTGTCGATCTTCGCCGGCGTCCTGCTCGGTCTCGTCTCCGGCTACCTCGGCGGATGGATCGACCGCGTGCTCGTCGTCATCTGCGACGCGATCTACGCGTTCCCGACGCTGCTCCTGGCGATCGTGATGTCGATCGTCATCTCCGGCGGACAGTCCAACCTGTGGGGCGGCATCTTCGCCGCCGCCATCTCCATCACCGTCGTCTACATTCCGCAGTACTTCCGCGTGACGCGCGCCGAGGCGGTGCGCATCAAGGCGGAGGCGTACGTCGAGTCGGCGAAGGTAATCGGGGCATCCACCGGCCGCATCATGTTCAAGCACGTGTTCCGCAACTCCACGCGCACGCTGCCGCTGATCTTCACGCTCAACGCATCGGAGGCCATCCTCACGCTCGCGGGCCTGGGCTTCCTGGGCTTCGGCATCGAGCCGTCGTCGGCGAGCGAGTGGGGCTACGACCTCAACAAGGCCATCGCCGACGTGACGAGCGGCATCTGGTGGACGGCGCTCTACCCCGGCCTCGCGATCGTGCTCGTGGTGCTCGGCATCACGCTCGTCGGCGAGAGCCTCAACGACCTCGCCGACCCGCGACTGCGCGGCAGGCGGGCCGTCGCGGCCGCGGCGGGCGAGACGGCCGACATCAGCGTCGTGCCCGGCGGGCCGAACATGGCGCCCGGTGGACTCGACGGACTCGAGCCCGGCTCGGGCATCGAGGAAGAGGGAATCGAGGTGCGCGAGTGA
- a CDS encoding YidC/Oxa1 family membrane protein insertase: MDPFSFPPFAAVLSGASALITSMAEAIGDVLPIGVAVLVAIAVATLAVRAALLPVGLSSARAQVARSRLAPRLRDLQKRHAKDAVTLGRKTQELYAAEGVSPFAGMLPALVQIPVVSVVYGVFTRATIAGHANALLAHTVFGTPLGASFAGLLAAGSVAQLALPLVFLLVIAAAAVTSRHFTLRTSRRLDPSAPAPGTMARALSWLPVLSVVFAALAPVAASVYLAVTMWWTAVERTLATRDPRHV, from the coding sequence ATGGACCCCTTTTCCTTTCCGCCGTTCGCGGCGGTCTTGAGCGGAGCATCCGCTCTCATCACCTCGATGGCCGAGGCGATCGGCGACGTTCTGCCGATCGGTGTCGCCGTGCTGGTCGCGATCGCCGTCGCCACCCTCGCCGTGCGAGCGGCACTCCTCCCCGTCGGGCTGTCGTCGGCCAGAGCACAGGTCGCCCGTTCCAGGCTGGCTCCGCGTCTGCGCGACCTGCAGAAACGGCACGCGAAGGATGCCGTCACGCTCGGTCGCAAGACCCAGGAGTTGTACGCCGCCGAAGGGGTGTCCCCGTTCGCGGGCATGCTGCCAGCGCTGGTGCAGATCCCGGTGGTGTCCGTCGTGTACGGCGTGTTCACGAGGGCGACCATCGCCGGGCACGCCAACGCGCTGCTCGCGCACACCGTGTTCGGAACGCCACTCGGGGCATCCTTCGCCGGCCTTCTCGCGGCGGGATCGGTCGCCCAGCTGGCGCTGCCCCTCGTGTTCCTGCTCGTGATCGCGGCGGCGGCCGTCACGTCTCGACACTTCACACTGCGGACATCGCGGCGGCTGGACCCCAGCGCCCCAGCACCGGGCACCATGGCGCGCGCACTGAGCTGGCTGCCGGTGCTCAGCGTCGTGTTCGCGGCGCTCGCTCCCGTCGCGGCATCCGTGTATCTCGCCGTGACGATGTGGTGGACTGCGGTAGAACGCACACTCGCGACACGTGACCCGCGTCATGTTTGA
- a CDS encoding DUF5107 domain-containing protein, producing the protein MSTPHPSVVRLDELVMPSGALGAPNPLPPIAGGADLHKDAAGTGLDDELLFGLGYGGTDTVLPYLMQDGYGRELKPQRHVTAVLENERVRAEFLLDLGGRLWSLVDKSTGRELLHSNPVFRPANLALRGAWFAGGVEWNLGTTGHWPLTCAPLHAVRARRPDGTEVLRMYEYERMRGLIVRIDASLAPDAALLVVQVTIENPRDSEVPVYWWSNIAVPERDDVRVIAPGDEAYRFAYEGTMSKVPFPDVHGDGVDRSYTTRSRDAADYFFELNRAPMPWIAALDGDGAGLFQASTSRLRGRKLFLWGTGVGSRHWQRWLTEGDHPYLEIQAGLARTQLEHLPIPAGTSWRWTEVYGLAQADAAAVHGSWRDAVSAGAEAVAQAGAGMVLAREEARDTAHDEVVEVLRRASGWGALEDARRAKAGESPLSSTAAPFLSGDLGAEQRWWIAALDGTTDALASDHAEPPLSYQADPAWTEAVRRAAGWQARLHEGVLAVASGDWEAAGDAWRASLALGDNGWAWRNLAVAAERAGDHDAAATAYARARDLLPHLLPLSIEAGRQLLEAGRPADALELVGSLGVAQRSDGRIRYAEARASLTTGDLDRCGELLETGIEIADLKEGEESLDGLWLDYQAARLAAAEGVPVDDRLRARAAREFPPPARYDFRMHVEE; encoded by the coding sequence ATGAGCACCCCACACCCTTCCGTCGTGCGTCTCGACGAGCTCGTCATGCCCTCCGGCGCTCTGGGCGCACCGAACCCGCTGCCGCCCATCGCAGGCGGAGCCGACCTGCACAAGGATGCCGCAGGCACCGGCCTCGACGACGAACTGCTGTTCGGCCTCGGCTACGGCGGGACCGACACGGTGCTGCCCTATCTGATGCAAGACGGATACGGACGCGAGCTGAAGCCACAGCGGCACGTCACCGCCGTTCTCGAGAACGAGCGGGTGCGCGCCGAGTTCCTGCTCGATCTCGGAGGACGACTGTGGTCGCTCGTCGACAAGAGCACCGGCAGAGAACTGCTGCACAGCAACCCGGTGTTCCGGCCCGCCAACCTCGCGCTGCGGGGTGCCTGGTTCGCGGGCGGCGTGGAATGGAACCTCGGTACGACGGGCCACTGGCCGCTCACCTGCGCGCCCCTGCACGCGGTGCGGGCACGACGACCCGACGGCACCGAGGTGCTGCGCATGTACGAGTACGAGCGGATGCGCGGACTCATCGTGCGCATCGATGCCTCCCTCGCTCCCGACGCCGCTCTGCTCGTCGTGCAGGTCACCATCGAGAACCCGCGTGACAGCGAGGTGCCGGTGTACTGGTGGTCGAACATCGCCGTTCCGGAGCGCGACGACGTGCGAGTGATCGCACCGGGCGATGAGGCCTATCGGTTCGCCTACGAGGGCACCATGTCGAAGGTGCCCTTCCCCGACGTGCACGGCGACGGGGTCGATCGCAGCTATACGACACGATCCAGGGATGCCGCCGACTACTTCTTCGAGCTCAATCGCGCCCCGATGCCGTGGATCGCCGCACTCGACGGCGACGGTGCTGGCCTCTTCCAGGCCTCGACCTCCCGACTGCGCGGACGCAAGCTCTTCCTCTGGGGCACGGGCGTCGGCAGCCGCCACTGGCAGCGCTGGCTCACCGAGGGCGACCACCCCTACCTGGAGATCCAGGCAGGCCTCGCCCGCACCCAGCTCGAGCACCTGCCGATCCCGGCAGGCACGAGCTGGCGCTGGACCGAGGTCTACGGGCTCGCCCAGGCCGACGCAGCTGCGGTGCACGGATCGTGGCGGGATGCCGTCTCGGCGGGAGCCGAAGCCGTTGCGCAGGCTGGTGCGGGCATGGTGCTCGCGCGGGAGGAGGCTCGCGACACGGCGCACGACGAGGTGGTCGAGGTGCTGCGGCGGGCATCCGGCTGGGGCGCACTCGAGGATGCCAGGCGCGCGAAGGCGGGCGAATCTCCGCTGTCGAGCACTGCCGCCCCGTTCCTGTCCGGCGACCTCGGCGCCGAGCAGCGGTGGTGGATCGCCGCCCTCGACGGCACGACGGACGCTCTCGCCTCCGACCACGCCGAGCCGCCGCTCTCGTATCAGGCCGACCCGGCGTGGACGGAAGCCGTACGACGCGCAGCCGGGTGGCAGGCACGACTCCACGAGGGGGTGCTCGCGGTGGCGAGCGGGGACTGGGAGGCCGCCGGTGACGCGTGGCGGGCATCCCTCGCGCTGGGCGACAACGGCTGGGCGTGGCGCAATCTCGCGGTGGCCGCGGAGCGGGCGGGCGACCACGACGCCGCGGCGACCGCGTACGCGCGGGCACGCGACCTGCTCCCCCACCTGCTCCCGCTCAGCATCGAAGCCGGCAGGCAGCTCCTCGAGGCGGGCCGCCCCGCCGACGCGCTCGAGCTCGTCGGGTCGCTGGGCGTCGCGCAGCGGTCGGACGGGCGCATCAGGTATGCGGAGGCACGGGCGTCCCTCACCACAGGCGACCTCGACCGCTGCGGTGAACTGCTCGAGACGGGCATCGAGATCGCGGACCTCAAGGAGGGCGAGGAATCGCTCGACGGCTTGTGGCTCGACTACCAGGCCGCGCGGCTCGCCGCCGCCGAGGGCGTGCCTGTCGACGATCGGCTGCGCGCCAGGGCGGCGCGGGAGTTTCCGCCGCCCGCACGGTACGACTTCCGCATGCACGTCGAGGAGTGA
- a CDS encoding ABC transporter permease, with protein sequence MTALLDEPDPVLPAAPQSAPGGKTRGGGGLLRYIVIRFLLIIPTVFILVTVVFFLMRSTGDPITAAQGGRLPPAELARRIHEAGYDRPLLVQYFQYLGQIFTGNFGTTFSDHQLVTTVLVTYGAATLELAFYALIVAFIVGIPLGMLAAYFRDKGWDAALRIFAILCYATPVFFAGLLLKLIFSVWLGWLPVSGRATTGDELTMQSLDHPTGIYLIDAFQTGDPAVVGDVLAHAVLPGIALGFLTAGVFLRLVRTNVIGTLSTDYVASGRSRGVSEFRLVRKHAYRPALIPIITVMGLQIALLLGGAVLTETTFEWKGLGFQLAQYLQARDYVAVQGIVAMLAVIVAITNFIVDVIAALIDPRVRY encoded by the coding sequence ATGACAGCCCTTCTCGACGAGCCGGACCCTGTTCTGCCGGCCGCACCGCAGTCCGCCCCAGGCGGCAAGACGCGTGGCGGAGGCGGACTTCTGCGGTACATCGTCATCCGCTTCCTGCTGATCATCCCGACGGTGTTCATCCTGGTCACCGTCGTGTTCTTCCTGATGCGCTCGACCGGTGACCCGATCACGGCTGCGCAGGGCGGCAGGCTTCCTCCCGCCGAGCTGGCCAGGCGCATCCACGAGGCCGGCTACGACCGGCCGTTGCTGGTGCAGTACTTCCAGTACCTCGGCCAGATCTTCACCGGCAACTTCGGCACCACGTTCAGCGACCACCAGCTGGTGACGACGGTGCTCGTCACCTACGGCGCCGCGACGCTCGAGCTGGCGTTCTACGCCCTGATCGTGGCGTTCATCGTCGGCATTCCGCTCGGGATGCTCGCCGCCTACTTCCGCGACAAGGGCTGGGATGCGGCCTTACGCATCTTCGCCATCCTCTGCTACGCCACTCCGGTGTTCTTCGCCGGCCTGCTGCTCAAGCTGATCTTCTCCGTGTGGCTGGGCTGGCTTCCCGTCTCCGGCAGGGCGACGACGGGCGACGAGCTCACCATGCAGTCGCTCGATCATCCCACCGGCATCTATCTGATCGACGCGTTCCAGACCGGGGATCCCGCCGTGGTCGGCGATGTGCTCGCGCACGCCGTACTGCCGGGCATCGCGCTCGGGTTCCTCACCGCAGGCGTATTCCTGCGCCTCGTGCGCACGAACGTGATCGGCACGCTGTCGACCGACTACGTGGCATCCGGACGCTCGCGGGGCGTCAGCGAGTTCAGGCTCGTGCGCAAGCACGCGTATCGACCGGCGCTCATTCCGATCATCACCGTGATGGGGCTGCAGATCGCACTGCTCCTCGGCGGCGCCGTGCTCACCGAGACCACGTTCGAGTGGAAGGGCCTCGGCTTCCAGCTTGCGCAATACCTGCAGGCGCGCGACTACGTGGCGGTGCAGGGCATTGTGGCCATGCTGGCCGTGATCGTGGCCATCACGAACTTCATCGTCGACGTCATCGCGGCGCTCATCGACCCGAGGGTGAGGTACTGA
- a CDS encoding transporter substrate-binding domain-containing protein, whose protein sequence is MRIRYALPVVAVATALLLTGCVDNSGGSGSGSGSGSAASNPYGVKKDDALAKTLPSDIAKSGQLTVGVDATYAPNEYKDTSGKPIGWDIDLANAIGAKLGVKMNYTIAKFDNIIPSITGGRYDLGVSSFTDTTEREKQVDFVNYYNAGILWASQIGKTVDPDNACGLKVAVEAGTYEDTDEVPAKSKACTQAGKPAIQVFKYDGQDQATNALVLGRWMP, encoded by the coding sequence ATGCGAATTCGATATGCGCTCCCGGTGGTCGCCGTGGCCACGGCGCTCCTGCTCACCGGATGCGTGGACAACTCGGGCGGGTCGGGCTCCGGCTCGGGCTCCGGTTCCGCAGCCTCCAACCCGTACGGCGTGAAGAAGGACGACGCGCTCGCCAAGACCCTGCCGTCGGACATCGCCAAGTCCGGTCAGCTCACGGTCGGTGTCGACGCCACGTACGCGCCGAACGAGTACAAGGACACCAGCGGCAAGCCCATCGGCTGGGACATCGATCTCGCCAACGCGATCGGCGCCAAGCTCGGCGTGAAGATGAACTACACGATCGCCAAGTTCGACAACATCATCCCGTCCATCACCGGAGGCCGTTACGACCTCGGGGTCTCGTCGTTCACCGACACCACCGAGCGGGAGAAGCAGGTCGACTTCGTCAACTATTACAACGCGGGCATCCTCTGGGCCTCGCAGATCGGCAAGACCGTCGACCCCGACAACGCGTGCGGCCTGAAGGTCGCCGTCGAGGCCGGAACCTACGAGGACACCGACGAGGTGCCCGCGAAGTCGAAGGCGTGCACTCAAGCAGGCAAGCCCGCCATCCAGGTGTTCAAGTACGACGGTCAGGACCAGGCGACCAACGCCCTCGTCCTCGGCCGGTGGATGCCATGA
- a CDS encoding ABC transporter substrate-binding protein, with the protein MKSASSRRARVLGVVSALAVAALALTGCSGNSNNAGGTASGSITIGTTDKTTSLDPAGSYDNGSFAVMNQVYPFLMNTPYGSPDVKPDIAQSASFTSPTEYTVKLKSGLKFANGDDLTSSDVKFTFDRQLKINDPNGPASLLGNLASVTTPDKLTAVFHLKVANDQTFPQVLSSPAGPIVDEQVFSADKVTPDTTIVKGDAFAGQYYIKSFQVNNLIQFKAFDGYKGLLGKAKTATVNMKYYTSAPNMKLDIQQGNIDVAYRQLSATDIASLRSDKKVKIVDGPGGEIRYIVFNFNSMPYGFKTSDADAKKALAVRQAAADLIDRKAIASQVFKNTYTPLYSYVPQGLTGATESLKSLYGDGSGGPSLDKAKKTLADAGVSTPIALSLQYTPDHYGPSSSDEYALIKDQLETGGLFKVNLQSTEYVQYSKDRVNDVYPAYQLGWFPDYSDADNYLTPFFSKDNFLANHYDNPEVQKLITEQVGTTDKDARTKLIEQIQDKVAQDLSTLPMLQGSQVAVVGSDVHGMTLDASFKLRIAPIYKK; encoded by the coding sequence ATGAAATCGGCATCATCCCGCCGTGCGCGCGTGCTCGGGGTCGTCTCGGCCCTCGCAGTCGCCGCGCTGGCCCTCACCGGATGCTCCGGCAACAGCAACAATGCAGGCGGCACCGCCAGCGGCTCGATCACCATCGGCACGACCGACAAGACGACCAGTCTCGACCCGGCGGGTTCGTACGACAACGGCTCGTTCGCGGTGATGAACCAGGTGTACCCGTTCCTGATGAACACGCCCTACGGCAGCCCGGACGTCAAGCCCGACATCGCCCAGTCCGCGTCGTTCACCTCGCCGACGGAGTACACGGTCAAGCTCAAGAGCGGACTCAAGTTCGCCAACGGCGACGATCTCACGTCGTCCGACGTGAAGTTCACCTTCGACCGCCAGCTCAAGATCAACGACCCGAACGGTCCGGCCTCGCTGCTCGGCAACCTCGCGAGCGTCACGACGCCCGACAAGCTCACCGCGGTCTTCCACCTCAAGGTGGCCAACGACCAGACGTTCCCGCAGGTGCTCTCCAGCCCGGCAGGTCCGATCGTCGACGAGCAGGTGTTCTCGGCGGACAAGGTCACGCCGGACACCACCATCGTCAAGGGCGACGCGTTCGCCGGCCAGTACTACATCAAGTCGTTCCAGGTGAACAACCTGATCCAGTTCAAGGCGTTCGACGGCTACAAGGGCCTTCTCGGCAAGGCCAAGACGGCCACCGTGAACATGAAGTACTACACGAGCGCTCCCAACATGAAGCTGGACATCCAGCAGGGCAACATCGACGTGGCCTACCGCCAGCTCTCGGCGACCGACATCGCGAGCCTGCGCTCCGACAAGAAGGTCAAGATCGTCGACGGTCCCGGCGGTGAGATCCGCTACATCGTGTTCAACTTCAACTCGATGCCGTACGGCTTCAAGACCTCCGACGCCGACGCCAAGAAGGCGCTCGCCGTTCGCCAGGCCGCAGCCGACCTGATCGACCGCAAGGCGATCGCGAGCCAGGTGTTCAAGAACACCTACACGCCGCTGTACTCCTATGTTCCGCAGGGCCTGACGGGCGCGACCGAGTCGCTCAAGTCGCTCTACGGCGACGGCAGCGGCGGACCGTCGCTCGACAAGGCGAAGAAGACGCTCGCGGATGCCGGCGTCAGCACCCCGATCGCGCTCAGCCTGCAGTACACGCCCGATCACTACGGCCCGTCGTCGTCCGACGAGTACGCGCTGATCAAGGACCAGCTGGAGACCGGCGGTCTCTTCAAGGTCAACCTGCAGTCGACCGAGTACGTGCAGTACTCGAAGGACCGCGTGAACGACGTCTACCCCGCGTACCAGCTCGGCTGGTTCCCGGACTACTCCGACGCCGACAACTACCTCACGCCGTTCTTCTCGAAGGACAACTTCCTCGCGAACCACTACGACAACCCCGAGGTGCAGAAGCTCATCACGGAGCAGGTCGGCACCACGGACAAGGATGCCCGCACCAAGCTCATCGAGCAGATTCAGGACAAGGTCGCGCAGGACCTCTCCACGCTGCCGATGCTGCAGGGCTCGCAGGTGGCCGTTGTCGGCTCCGACGTGCACGGAATGACCCTCGACGCGTCGTTCAAGCTGCGCATCGCGCCGATCTACAAGAAGTAA